The DNA region CTGACCCTGCCGTACCACCTGCTCCCGGGGCCCATGGGCGTGCCTGGGTCCCTGCCCCGCCTTCCCCTGCGGGACCCCTTCAGGGTCTCCTTGCGTCTGGACGCCGCGTGCTGGGAGCGGGGCGGCTGCGCCCCGCGGCGGCCGTACTTGCCCCTGCCGCTGGACGGCGCCTTCGAGCCCGCCTTCCTCCGCAAGCGCAACGAACGCGAGCGGCAGCGGGTGCGCTGCGTGAACGAGGGCTACGCGCGCCTCCGAGCTCACCTGCCCCGCGAGCTGGCGGACAAGCGCCTCAGCAAAGTGGAGACGCTCCGCGCCGCCATCCGTTACATCAAGCACCTCCAGGAGCTGCTGGAGCGCCACGCGCGGGGTCAGGAGGGCGCGGCCGGCGCCGGCCCCTCACTCAGGGCCGAATGCAACAGCGACGGCGAGTCCAAGGCCTCGTCGGCGCCTTCGCCCAGCAGCGAGCCCGAGGAGGGGGCCTGTTAGCGAGCGCTGGGCCGGCCCGGACCCCTCCCGCTGCGCCGCGCGCTTTTGGTGTCTGCTCTAAGGTTCCCTCCGGAGGTGGTTTGCATTtgcaatctgtttttttttttttcttttctccagaacTAAAtcttaggaaaaagaaatgagtgctttagggggaaaaaaagattttgacattCTAGTTGTttccaccccctccaccccccctaTTGGTTATGTGCCTGCAACTGAAAGATGCTTATGAAACTCTTCCTGTACTTCTCAAAGACAAACTGTACCAGACTCTGAACTCCTCAAAGGGCGAAAACAACGAGGATTTGCCACAGTCAGCGGGGTGGGTAAATTAGGGACGTAAATACTGAAACAAATCCAATCTTAACCAAAGAAGAACTTTCCAAAACTAGCTAACTAACTAAATAACAGCCCTTAAGATGAGCGGAAGGTTTTTCCTGCATTCCTTCATTTGGGAATTGATGTGAAATGTAATTGACACCGTGCTTTGGAGGAAGGTGGCCCAAAGCTGACACCTGGGAACACGTTTGCCAGAGCACGCGGCCAGGCCAGCCTGTGCTGTTGACTAAGCGTGTGGATGGCGGTGCTAGAAAGGACATTCCATATTGGAAACATCCTGTTTTATCAAGAGTGGTCGTGTGGGAGCTTCATAGCATCTAGCAGATAGTAACGTGTCAGTGGCAATGATCTTTTTTTGGAAGAGAACTCAAGATTTGTATGAAAACTTACTTTTCCTCTCAGGTGTCTTGtgcgttgtgttttcattttccttttctttgcacccctcacctccacccccttGTTCTCACTCCATCTAACTTTCTGTTAAAGTGGCActgtgaccttaaaaaaaaaaaaaaaaaggaaacgctTAGATGGTTGAATGGGAGGGATTGACGTTGGGACATTCTCATACTTTTATCACCTTGAGGGCTTCCAGCTATACTGAAATTGTCTAGTGACTCTagaagccttttaaaaatatttaattctggtcttttttttcctgagaaacaATTATAAATTCAGTAGGTAAGTCAAATGCTTGTTGACATATAAACTTCCTATCTCTAAAGTCTTCTAATATGCTGACTGTCCCTTTCCCTGGAGACAGCTTTGCTCTGGGGGTGAGGGGGCTTGGGGGTGCTGGGAAGAGGACAAAGAGAAAACTAACAGTGCTGAGCCCTTTCCAGGTATTATTTCATTAAGTCCCACACTGAGGTAGGTTTTATTACCCCCTTTCTGCAGATGTGTAAACAGAGGGAagcaaataaacaataaacatctTTTATGTGCCAGAAATTTTGCTGTGTGGTTTTCACATTTTGTCCTGTTTATTCTCATAAATCTGTGAAGTGGGTATTATACatatttgtagtttaaaaaaaaaaaaaaaggctgggagAGGTTACATGCCTTGCCCAGGTTAGTGTTGCTAGAATTAGGTGAGCTGAGATCCAGTCCTAAGTCTGCCTGACCCTGAAGCCCAGGCTTGCTTTCTACCTGACTGTGCTCTCCCTTGCCCTGTCATTTGCTAGCTAGGTGACCAGCAAATgcttcttaacctctctgcaaCTCAGGTTCCTCCTCCTCATTCCACTACTTCACAGAAGCATAGGTTACAGACCTTGGTCATCTGCAAGCTACAATCCAATGATTAAGTTagtagtgttagcgttagtgtttGGAGGAAGTACTATTCATTAGCTATACGGAGAGTAAGCCTGGTTAAAAATGATGTCTAGATGGAGTGagtgtgatttcttcagtgttcagaAGGATGGAGTAAACCACACTTTATTAGGGTTCTGTCTTCTATTGTAAGGTTCTAGGGGACATGACTGATGGAATGCTGAATCCATGTTGAAATGCATTACTACTAATATTTATGATGATGAATTATTATGGGATTCTATTGTTTCTTACTGCTCAGATAAATGCTGTGCAATGATTTACTACCAAACTACTTTTTCTTTAGAAGCAGGCAGAGCTCTGTGGTTTGAATGAGCAAGATGGAACAGCTATTTTCTCTTACCCATTACTTAGTTACATTCTGACAAACTCCTATAATGTATCCATTTTTTCTCCAGGCTGGTTCTTACTCCAGTGCAGGTTTCAGTGAAGCAAGTATACGTAAGATATATTTGCTaattagggggaaaaagaaaagaaaaagggaaagcacTCATGTTACCTCCTGGCTGTGTTGAAGAAGAGGCTAATTAATCAAGTTGTTAATTGGAGAACTTTGAGATACTTTTTTAGGGGTATTCGTTGGACAGTAATAAcactctttattccttttttctgctCCAGCTAATGGGTGAGAACCTTGACATTCTCTTTTCTaaagtaggaataataataaaagagtatATTTTGTTTAATCTATACAGGTTATGTGGTTGCTTTTAATgcaggaaaaaagaagtaaagatttcttcatttacttcttcaaaatatgtgtataaaatgtGTGAATAAGTATAATATACTTGGCTGACATGAGTGGTTTATAAAGAGAAGGACAAAGGCAGTTTTAAAAGAGAACTTTTTTTCTGGATAAAATTTCTTGAGAGACTTCTAATGAGACTTTTCTTTAAAGtcctattgaaaaaaaataagtccTATTGAGAATAAAGCAATGATTTTGAGAaaccttttggaaaaaaaaaaaatcctatctcAATCATGTAActttttttagaggaaaaaaaaaaaatcaggcagtTTTTCTGGAACTTTCCTAATGGCTTACAGGAGGAGCACCAATCCAGGAATGagaccttttaaaatgtttagtctTCCCTTTTTCTGTGACTGAACACTTAATGAACCACAGAACAATTTAACTCTCGGGAAccccctggctgtccagtggttaggactccatgctttcactgcccaaGGCTCGGGTTTattcagggaactaggatcccgcaggCTGCGTAGAATCAATGGAGTGGAGAGGAGTTTTATGGAAATGATGCATTCATGAAAGGAGAAACATTGCAAGTCCTTCAAGATCTTCCCTATTTCTTTGGACACTCAGCCCAGACATATCCATTGATTACATTGTATTGCTTTTAGAATATTCATAACACTGATTAATAACTGTGACACCTTACCCCCATCCCTTGGGTGCAAAGAAGGAGGGGCTGTAGAGGGGTGTGGGAGAGTGTGCCCTCGGGCTTGGCCTTTCACTGATctggtgaccttgggcgagtcccTAACTTTAGTGATCTCAGTTCCCTATGCTAGGGCACGTGAAGACTGGACTGCATGATCTTTTAGGCCTTCCAGCTAGAACATGCCATTCTTCTGACATGTGCAAAGTCCTAGACTAGGGGAAACAAATGGTGGTAAGACATGCCCACTTCCTGCCACACAGTGCAGTGGCTCTATGCTTCTGTATCATATTCTCCCTCTAGAAAGATCCAGTCCCAGAGCTGCAGTTTACACTTTGAGTCTAGTTGCTGTTACaatgcttaattttaaaaagcacaaacttcATAATCTTCTGTGGAGTGGACTTTGAAGAATCTTACAATCTGGAGGAAAAATGAACCCATTTCACCTCAATATGAGGTAAAAAGGTGTAAGTGTTACAACTGGGGTCCAAAATGAAAAATGCTAtgaggatacagagaaaagagGGATTTGTTCTAACTTCAGGTGAGCAGAGGACTCGGAGGGAAGGCTTTGGGGGATATAGCATTGGGCAGGTGAAAATGGAATGAGAATTACAGGCAGAGAATCCAAGGGGAACAATTACAGGCAGAGCATCTAGCGGGGAATCGACTGGATTCCTACATAGAAGCAAGGAACTGTGTTTGGAGAATAGAAGCCGAGTAATAGGAGATTAGAAATGACGGCTGAGACTAGGTTCTAGGAGGCATTGAAAGCCCGGCTAAAATAacttgaactttatttttaagacaaTGGGGAACTATTGgaaaaaaatggtttcttttGGCTTGCAGAGAGGGTGAACTGTTCATCGCTGTGGCTGAGGATCACTCTGGTGGCAGGAAGCAGCAGACTGATGGGGTATTGCAATAATGAAGGAAGAGGAAGTGAGGGCTTAAATGAAGGCAgtggtggtggggatgggaaggaagggatggatggatgaggaGGTGATGTGGGAGTAGCACTAATAGGTCTTGGCTACTCAGAGGACAGGGCTGGggatgaagaagaggaagaagttaGAGACAGCTCTAGTGAGTTCCCACTAACTGAAGTTGGGAATGCAGAAAGAGAGGCAGATTGAAAAGGTACCTGTCTTGATTTGGAGATGCTgggtttaaaatattaataggtTACTCCTGCCCGGAAATGCTGACAGTGTGGTCAGGAGGGAAGTCAAGGACAGCTGTAGATTGAGAGGCATAAACATATAAGCAGCAGTAGGAGTAGATGAGATCTCCCAGGGAGAGAAGAAAGCCGGGCAGGCCTACACTGAAGGAGTGGCAGAAGAAAAAATGTCTTTGAAGAGGACTGAGAAGTTGGAAGGAGAACCAGGCTGGTGTGAGATCATGGCAATTAAATGAAGATTTCATTTTGTAAGAAGGAGGCAGTGGACAGCATCAAGTGATTCAGATTGGATTTAGCCATTGAAAGATcactagagggacttccctggtggctcagtggttaagaattcacctgccagcgcagaagacacaggttcaagccctggtttgggaagatcccacatgccgtggagcaaataagcccatgagccacgactactgagcctgcactctagagccggcgagccacaactactgagcccacatgccaaagagcccgtgctccacaacaagagaagccactgcaatgagaagcctgtgcactgtgacgaagagtagcccccgctcgccgcaactagagaaagcccgcgcgcagcaacgaagaaccaacacggccaaaaataaataaataaattaatttaaaaaaaattctcatgtaGAATAGTATTTACAGAACAAACGGTATAAAGTAACTGCAGTGGATCAAGCActgatgagaaagaagaaaacagtatcttattttcttccctttgtggAATTATTTCTGGAGACAAGAAGAATAAAGTAACCtaggaaaaaggaacaaagtttgGAGGCGAGGAGAACTGAGATGCCCTTCAGTTATCTAGATCTGAAGAGACGGGGTCTGCTCCTTTGGCCTAGCCATTTGTGATTTTGGGGTAAAATAACTTCAACTCAGGACACTTGAATTTATCTCTCATCCTCCTGACTCCAGGTGCTATAAGTCTTAATTGAATTTGAGAGCAAAGTCCCATCAGACTGGGGAAGGCGTTTCATAGGATGAGTCAGCGTTACCCGGCTATAGCCAACCACGGTTTCAGATGGTGCATTTCAAAAGCTTTCTGAGCTTTTGAAACCTCTGAAGGTTTTTTTCAATGCTCCCAAAGTTATCATTTTCTCCCAAAATGGATAACAATCCCACTTGTCGCCCTGGGAATGAGACTTTTGATGGAAATGTGGCTCAAAGGACTCCTTCTCTGCAGAATGATCACTTCTCCACCCTTCTCTTTCAGGCATCACCGGCCCTTTTATCTCCATGTGAGGCGGACAGACTGCTGGAAGAGGGCAGAGGGCCTGAAAttgctttacattttctttattggtCCATGAAACCATAGAACCATTCCAGCTCTTTGATTATCATCGCTGGGTTGTGTATGCGTTTTACACGCAGGCTCTCTGGGTGGTGAGATTGGTCTTTAATCCTTTCGTAGCTCTTTAGCTGCGTCCTTTGCTGAAAACCTGTCAGCGGCCTTCTCGTGTGGGGTTACTCACTGTCATTAACCACAGCTAAAATGAAACTGCAGTTGTGGCAGAACGAAGTGCGTCCAGACGATGAAACTCTCCAAACTGGTTTTTGCCTGCAGAGCAAGCCTTGAGGGGGCCACTGCTGAAGACATTTCTCATTTCCCTGACAGTGGAAACATCTCTGAAGAAGGAATCCTATCTCAGAGTCACAGGACTAGAAAGGGCCTTGGGAAATGACCTGATTCAACCCCAGGGGTTTTAGTGAAATGAAGGATTAAACCATGCAGGGCAGAAGCGTATCTGTTCTCTCTTAAAAGACCTCTAATGACAGAAATTCTCCACCAGTTGACATTTCCTGAGGGCCTACCAGACAGGAGGCTAGCCCTTCTATGTATTATTCTCATCTGATCTTCACAACCATCCTACAAGGTATGTGTACcacttccattttaaagatgaggaagtgaagcttagagaggttaagtagcatATCATACAGATCAGTGGTAGTAAACTGTCTCTGGTTGgtcttcatccatccatctgtccatccacccattcatcaatcagtaaatatttactggttGCCTACATGGAGCTTAATTTTAGGAGAGGAAGAAAATCAGTAAACAAGCATAAATATGCTTCAGATGGTGATAATggccaagaaaaataaagcaaggattTTTGTAATTCAATTACTTTTCACTCTCATTTTCAATCAACATCTCTTCTCCTTCTACTGCTCTAAAGCAGCCCTGTGCAGATTTAAATGACTAGACAACTTTCAATCAGACCAGCGTATCTGAAGACTGACATTAAGTTCCCCTGTAAGCTCTTCTTGTTTGAGACCCATGGTTACCACACTCAGCTCAATATCCATGTAAAAAAACGAGGGACAAATGGAATAAAGTGGGGTCCTACTTGATAAGGGGATCCCCATCAATCCCCTTTCACATTCACAGCAACCAAAGTTGATTCAGAACATTAGAACACTTCCTGATGTAATTTCGGTTTGACATCTGCAGGTAAGCCAAGTGTTCCCCACAGAGGCCCATGACACTAGCTGCACCTTGACGGAGTAGAAAGGACCTGTGTTCCAGTCCTGACTTCAGCACTTATTGGTTGTTTCCTTGGGCAAGTAACAGGACTGCTCTGAAcctatttttctcatctgtaaaattaaggATAGTAACCCCTATTCCATCTCACAGGGTTGTGGTAAAGGCAAAATGAGGCTACATAAGTAAAATATCTCTCTAAAAAGTGCTATTATCACTATTAACCCATATGCAAATCAATTCTCCAATGAAAGTTAGGGATCGCTTTGCAGAGAAATACACTATCCAATTTGCGGAAAATTCTATTCAGCATAAAGTCAGTTGATATTGATTAAATTCTCAAGTATGAGGACGGAAATAGAAACATACTAGGTTTCCTAATGTGTAAGAAGTCACTCTAAAATTTACAACAGCAATTTATTGTTTCCCACAATTGAGACTGTGAGATTAACTGGGTGGTTCATCTGCTGGTCTCCCttggggagaagagaggagaagatgATTCTTTTATAAAGGAGAGGGGAAAATTGGGAGGGGCTGTTATAAACAAAGAATCCTctggaggaaactgggagttcCAAGTATAGTAGCTTTTCATTAGCTGAGCCGTGACTGGCTCTCATTGGCTGGGCTGTCACTGGGCGGGGAGaaattcttctttcctcctgctgGGTAGTAAAGTAGTAACCTTCTTGCTGTTGGGGTCTGCAGTCGATGGCAAGTGGTGGGCGTGAGAGCTCCCTCTACTGGCCTCCTGactccattttaaatgaggtttctgttttcttattttttttttaacatctttattggagtataattgctttccaatgttgtgttcgtttctgctgtataacaaagtgaattacctatacgtatacatatatcccctccctcttgcgtctccctcccacccctctaggtggtcacaaaacactgagctgatctccctgtgctatgtggctgcttcccaccagctatctgttttacatttggtagtgtatatatgtccatgccactctctcactttgttccagtttacccttccccctccctgtgtcctcaagcccattctctacgtctgcgtctttattcctctcctgcccctaggttcttcagaacctttttttttttttttagattccatatatatgtgttagcataaggcattttttttttctctttctgacttacttcactctgtatgacagaatctaggtccattcacctcgctacaaataacgcaatttctttttacggctgagtaatattccattgtgtatatgtgctacatcttctttatccattcatctgtcagtggacacttaggttgcttccatgtcctggctattgtaaataatgctgcaatgaacattgtggtacatgcttctttttgaattatggttttctcagggtatatgcccagtaatgggattgctgggtcatatggtagttctatttttagttttttaaggaacatgcatactgttctccatagtggctgtatcaatttacattcccaccaacagtgcaagagggttcccttttctccacaccgcctccagcatttactgtttgtagattttttttttttttttttgctgtacgtgggcctctcactgttgcggcctctcccgctgcggagtacaggctccagacgcgcaggctcagcggccatggctcacgggcccagccgctccgcggcacgtgggatcctcccggaccagggcacgaacccgtgtcccctgcattggcaggcggactctcaaccactgcgccaccagggaagcacaattgtttgtagattttttcatgatggccattctgaacagtgccaggtgatatttcattgtagttttttgttgttgtttaatttaatttttatttatttattggttgcactggatcttcattgccccacatgggctttctctagttggcctgagcgggggctactctttgttgcggtgtgtgggcttctcattgcagtggtttctcttgttgcagagctcaggctttaggcacgtgggcttcagtagttgtggtgcatgggcttagttgctccgcggcatgtgggatcttcccagaccagggctcgaacccgtcccctgcattggcaggtggattcttaaccactgcaccaccagggaagtccctctggagggtttttatcataaacaggtgttgaattttgtcgaaagctttctctgcatctattgagattatcatatggtttttatccttcaatttgttaatatgttgtttcacattgatagatttgtgtatattgaagaatccttgcattcctgggataaaccccacttgatcatggtgtatgatccttttaatgtgctgttggattctgtttgctagtattttgttgaggatttttgcatctatgttcatcagtgatattggcctatagttttctttttttgtgacatctttgcctggttttggtatcaggatgatggtggcctcatagaatgagtttgggagtgttcctccctctgctatattttggaagagtttgagaaggataggtgttagcttttctctaaatgtttgacagaattcgcctgtgaagctatctggtcctgggcttttgtttgttggaagatttttaatcacagtttcaatttcagtgcttgtgactggtctgtttatattttctattccttcctggttcagcctcgtaatgttgtgcttttctaagaatttgtccatttcttccaggttgtccattttattggcatagagttgcttgtagtaatctctcatgatcctttgtatttctgcagtgtcagttgttacttctcctttttcatttctaattctgttgatttgagtcttctccttttttcttgatgagtctggctaatggtttatcaattttgtttatcttctcaaagaaccagcttttagttttattgatctttgttatcatttccttcatttctttttcatttatttctgatctttacaatttctttccttttgctaactttgttgttttttttttttttttttttgtctttctctaattgctgtaggtgtaaggttaggttgtttatttgagatttttcttgtttcttgaggtagggttgtattgctataaacttccctcttagaactgcttttgctgcatcccataggttttgggtcgtgttttgtcatttgcttctaggtattttttgattttgtctttgatttcttcagtaatcaaattatttagtagtgcattgtttagcttccatgtgtttgtatgttttacagttttttttttcctgtaattggtatctagtctcatagtgttgtggttggaaaagatacctgatatgatttcaattttcttaaatttaccaaggcttcatttgtgacccaagatatgatctatcctggagaatgttccatgagcacttgagaagaaagtgtattctgttgtttttggatggaatgtcatataaatatcaattaagtccatcttgtttaatgtgtcatttaaagcttgtgtttccttatttattttcattt from Pseudorca crassidens isolate mPseCra1 chromosome 11, mPseCra1.hap1, whole genome shotgun sequence includes:
- the ASCL4 gene encoding achaete-scute homolog 4, coding for MMEKRKQAGLLTLPYHLLPGPMGVPGSLPRLPLRDPFRVSLRLDAACWERGGCAPRRPYLPLPLDGAFEPAFLRKRNERERQRVRCVNEGYARLRAHLPRELADKRLSKVETLRAAIRYIKHLQELLERHARGQEGAAGAGPSLRAECNSDGESKASSAPSPSSEPEEGAC